The Nocardioides sp. S5 genome includes a window with the following:
- a CDS encoding serine/threonine-protein kinase: MSAPSRLGRYPVRRRIGSGAFATVWLAHDEHLDSPVAIKVLADNWTGDLHIRQRFVEEGRFLRKVESPHVVSVYDAGELDDERPFLVMAYADQGTLADRLELGRLSPAQALTVVDQVGKGLTALHERGVLHRDVKPANVLFRTVGTASGEKVVAMLGDLGLGKAMDMSSRLTMVGGTPTYVAPEQARGEGLDARADQFSLAALAHYLLAGRQPFAHSSLSAAEDPAPPPPMGIGNPDAEAVVLRALAKDREDRFDDVASFTAALVDAMGAELDASPQAWVPTDPDLTRTEPGTGAADPVPAGSTSSARRRWPGLVAAALVLLLGAGAGWSLERASTATRTVADDTGTLSVTVPESWTAQVDPEQWVPVEGEQSQPSLAAGSREGWNTEEGAAPGVFVGILSSDKLPSRVPQHAECVDAPGGLIRDERNSDSSMTMVFSGCPGADYMVERVVQVNASQLLWVQVRSDDRPTANRVLDSVATSGI; this comes from the coding sequence GTGTCCGCTCCCTCTCGTCTCGGTCGTTACCCGGTGCGCCGCCGCATCGGGTCCGGGGCGTTCGCGACCGTCTGGCTGGCCCACGACGAGCACCTCGACTCGCCGGTGGCCATCAAGGTGCTGGCCGACAACTGGACCGGGGACCTGCACATCCGGCAGCGCTTCGTCGAGGAGGGCCGCTTCCTGCGCAAGGTGGAGTCGCCGCACGTCGTGAGCGTCTACGACGCCGGCGAGCTCGACGACGAGCGCCCCTTCCTCGTCATGGCGTACGCCGACCAGGGCACGCTGGCCGACCGGCTCGAGCTCGGCAGGCTGAGCCCGGCGCAGGCGCTGACGGTCGTCGACCAGGTCGGCAAGGGCCTCACGGCCCTGCACGAGCGCGGAGTGCTGCACCGCGACGTGAAGCCCGCCAACGTGCTCTTCCGCACCGTCGGCACCGCCTCCGGTGAGAAGGTCGTCGCGATGCTCGGCGACCTCGGCCTCGGCAAGGCGATGGACATGTCCTCGCGCCTGACCATGGTCGGGGGCACGCCGACGTACGTCGCGCCGGAGCAGGCGCGCGGCGAGGGCCTCGACGCCCGGGCCGACCAGTTCTCGCTCGCCGCGCTGGCCCACTACCTCCTCGCCGGACGCCAGCCGTTCGCCCACTCCAGCCTCTCCGCGGCCGAGGACCCCGCTCCGCCGCCCCCGATGGGGATCGGCAACCCCGACGCCGAGGCTGTCGTGCTGCGCGCGCTGGCCAAGGACCGCGAGGACCGCTTCGACGACGTCGCCTCCTTCACCGCTGCGCTGGTCGACGCGATGGGCGCGGAGCTCGACGCGTCCCCGCAGGCGTGGGTCCCCACCGATCCCGACCTCACCCGCACCGAGCCCGGGACCGGTGCCGCCGACCCGGTCCCGGCCGGCTCCACGTCCTCCGCGCGCCGCCGCTGGCCGGGGCTCGTCGCGGCAGCCCTGGTGCTCCTGCTCGGTGCCGGGGCGGGCTGGTCGCTCGAGCGCGCCAGCACCGCCACCCGCACCGTCGCCGACGACACCGGCACCCTCTCCGTCACCGTCCCCGAGTCGTGGACGGCGCAGGTCGACCCCGAGCAGTGGGTGCCGGTCGAGGGCGAGCAGTCGCAGCCGTCCCTCGCGGCCGGCAGCCGGGAGGGCTGGAACACCGAGGAGGGGGCCGCCCCGGGAGTCTTCGTCGGCATCCTCTCCTCCGACAAGCTGCCCTCGCGCGTGCCGCAGCACGCGGAGTGCGTCGACGCGCCCGGCGGGCTCATCCGCGACGAGCGCAACAGCGACTCCTCGATGACGATGGTCTTCAGCGGGTGCCCGGGCGCCGACTACATGGTCGAGCGCGTGGTGCAGGTCAACGCCAGCCAGCTGCTCTGGGTGCAGGTCCGCAGCGACGACCGGCCCACCGCCAACCGGGTCCTCGACTCGGTGGCGACGTCGGGGATCTGA
- a CDS encoding sigma-70 family RNA polymerase sigma factor — protein sequence MSYSGDPGDALTPDDIDDLARQARDGDRDALEMLLGAVRPRVLNICRGVLPFSGDSEDACQEAMLNVATRIDTWGGRGRFTTWLHIVAVNSARTTYRRLKNLATPTDFEDGAHDRPDPRTTSVIAGTRLDLLDAMETIEVDHPQYVEPLLLRDVYGLPYDEIAALVDAPLGTVKAQIHHGRKLARPLLRGER from the coding sequence GTGAGCTATTCGGGGGACCCGGGCGACGCGCTGACGCCGGACGACATCGACGACCTGGCGCGTCAGGCGCGCGACGGGGACCGTGACGCGCTCGAGATGCTGCTCGGCGCGGTGCGTCCGCGGGTGCTCAACATCTGCCGCGGGGTGCTGCCCTTCTCCGGCGACTCCGAGGACGCGTGCCAGGAGGCGATGCTCAACGTCGCGACCCGGATCGACACCTGGGGCGGTCGCGGACGCTTCACCACGTGGCTGCACATCGTGGCGGTCAACAGCGCCCGCACGACCTACCGCCGGCTGAAGAACCTCGCCACGCCCACCGACTTCGAGGACGGCGCCCACGACCGGCCCGACCCGCGCACCACCAGCGTCATCGCCGGCACCCGCCTCGACCTGCTCGACGCGATGGAGACGATCGAGGTCGACCACCCGCAGTACGTCGAGCCGCTGCTGCTGCGCGACGTCTACGGCCTGCCCTACGACGAGATCGCCGCGCTCGTCGACGCCCCGCTCGGCACCGTGAAGGCCCAGATCCACCACGGCCGCAAGCTCGCCCGGCCGCTGCTCCGGGGCGAGAGGTGA
- a CDS encoding M1 family metallopeptidase, with the protein MSLTARTGVAFVLSLTVLTGCSDDVAAPDVLTAPTPPAAAPAFDGVARASAPPVAEPVEQDLDLAVSEPREDSVYPDVGDPRVDALHYDLDLTWEPGRERLTGRAVVTFRAARTAPRFQLDLGAPLAVEELTLDGEAVRFTRRGKDLLVQAPITADDRHELAVDYSGTPEPAPAPTTRSDFSTTGFTVTDTGEVWTMQEPYGAYTWYPVNDQPSDKALYDVTVHAPAPWTGISNGALTELTTDEDGTTTSWQLVEPASSYLITLAIGDYAHAANTTEDGLRVDYWTPRGMVRRLEGVQSAAATVAWVEDRLGDYPFDTLGLVVTASQSAMETQTMVTLGDNDYVLSPQVVAHELVHQWYGDQVSPSDWRDVWLNEGMTMLLQWTYEDEHDMRPLRDTLGAARAIDQQLRDDYGPPGAYDPRQFGGSNIYYTPALMWNELRVELGDDEFYRVARSWLAAHDNTSVSREQAYDHWEAETGLELSDFFDAWIVGRTTPGSGVPTA; encoded by the coding sequence GTGAGCCTCACCGCTCGCACCGGAGTCGCCTTCGTCCTGTCCCTCACGGTCCTCACCGGCTGCTCCGACGACGTCGCGGCCCCGGACGTCCTCACCGCGCCGACGCCCCCGGCAGCGGCGCCGGCCTTCGACGGCGTGGCCAGGGCGTCGGCGCCCCCGGTCGCGGAGCCCGTCGAACAGGACCTCGACCTCGCCGTGTCCGAGCCGCGCGAGGACAGCGTCTACCCCGACGTCGGCGACCCGCGGGTCGACGCCCTGCACTACGACCTCGACCTCACGTGGGAGCCGGGGCGCGAGCGGCTCACCGGGCGGGCGGTCGTCACCTTCCGCGCCGCCCGCACCGCCCCGCGCTTCCAGCTCGACCTCGGCGCACCGCTGGCGGTCGAGGAGCTGACGCTGGACGGCGAGGCGGTCCGCTTCACCCGCCGAGGCAAGGACCTGCTGGTGCAGGCCCCGATCACCGCCGACGACCGCCACGAGCTCGCCGTCGACTACTCCGGCACCCCCGAGCCCGCCCCCGCGCCCACCACGCGCAGCGACTTCTCCACCACTGGCTTCACCGTCACCGACACCGGCGAGGTGTGGACCATGCAGGAGCCCTACGGCGCCTACACGTGGTACCCCGTCAACGACCAGCCGTCCGACAAGGCGCTCTACGACGTGACCGTCCACGCCCCGGCCCCGTGGACCGGGATCTCTAACGGCGCGCTCACCGAGCTGACCACCGACGAGGACGGCACCACCACGTCGTGGCAGCTCGTCGAGCCGGCGTCGTCGTACCTCATCACCCTCGCGATCGGTGACTACGCCCACGCCGCCAACACGACCGAGGACGGCTTGCGCGTCGACTACTGGACCCCGCGCGGGATGGTGCGCCGGCTCGAGGGGGTCCAGAGCGCAGCGGCCACCGTCGCCTGGGTCGAGGACCGCCTCGGCGACTACCCCTTCGACACCCTCGGCCTCGTCGTCACGGCCTCGCAGAGCGCGATGGAGACCCAGACGATGGTCACCCTCGGCGACAACGACTACGTCCTGTCCCCGCAGGTCGTCGCCCACGAGCTCGTGCACCAGTGGTACGGCGACCAGGTCTCGCCGTCCGACTGGCGCGACGTGTGGCTCAACGAGGGCATGACGATGCTGCTGCAGTGGACCTACGAGGACGAGCACGACATGCGCCCGCTGCGCGACACGCTGGGCGCGGCGCGCGCCATCGACCAGCAGCTGCGCGACGACTACGGCCCGCCCGGGGCGTACGACCCGCGCCAGTTCGGCGGCTCGAACATCTACTACACGCCGGCGCTGATGTGGAACGAGCTGCGCGTGGAGCTCGGCGACGACGAGTTCTACCGTGTCGCGCGCTCGTGGCTCGCTGCGCACGACAACACGTCGGTCTCGCGCGAGCAGGCCTACGACCACTGGGAGGCCGAGACCGGACTGGAGCTGTCGGACTTCTTCGACGCCTGGATCGTCGGTCGCACCACCCCCGGGTCGGGCGTGCCCACCGCCTGA
- a CDS encoding carboxyl transferase domain-containing protein, which yields MRRLSAHDLIDLVLDEGSWTSWDTAPVRDGVGEAYAAELAAAGEKSGVDESVLTGEARLRGRRIGVLVGEFGFLAGSIGRAAADRIVAGIERATREGLPLVAAPVSGGTRMQEGTPAFVQMVRISAAIAAHRGAGLPYLVYLRHPTTGGVMASWGSLGHVTVAEPGALVGFLGPRVYEALYDKPFPEGVQTSENLYAHGIVDAVLPPDEIADILDRALTILMAAREGVAPVPDPGQEDVPDVDAWDCVTRSRRPDRPGVRRLLRYAASDVVPLNGTGQGERDPGLLIALARFGEAPCVFLGQDRRGQTTDHPMGPEALREARRGMRLASELGLPLVTVIDTQGAALSADAENGGLAGEIARSLADLVTLDAPTLCLMLGEGNGGGALALLPADRVVAAQHAWLSPLPPEGASAIVHRDLEHAAEMARSQQVRALDLHRRGVVDRIVAEKPDAADEPEEFCRRVGAVLEHELSALLAAGPGSPERRARRYV from the coding sequence ATGAGACGCCTCTCCGCCCACGACCTCATCGACCTCGTCCTCGACGAGGGCTCGTGGACCTCGTGGGACACCGCCCCCGTGCGCGACGGCGTCGGTGAGGCGTACGCCGCCGAGCTGGCCGCGGCGGGCGAGAAGTCCGGCGTCGACGAGTCGGTGCTCACCGGCGAGGCACGGCTGCGCGGACGCCGGATCGGCGTGCTGGTGGGCGAGTTCGGCTTCCTGGCCGGCTCCATCGGCCGCGCCGCCGCGGACCGGATCGTCGCCGGCATCGAGCGCGCGACCCGCGAGGGCCTGCCCCTGGTGGCGGCGCCCGTCAGCGGCGGCACCCGGATGCAGGAGGGCACGCCGGCCTTCGTGCAGATGGTGCGGATCTCCGCCGCGATCGCCGCCCACCGCGGCGCCGGGCTGCCCTACCTCGTCTACCTGCGCCACCCCACCACCGGAGGCGTGATGGCGTCGTGGGGCTCGCTCGGCCACGTCACCGTCGCCGAGCCGGGTGCGCTGGTCGGGTTCCTCGGCCCCCGGGTCTACGAGGCGCTCTACGACAAGCCGTTCCCCGAGGGCGTGCAGACCTCGGAGAACCTCTACGCCCACGGCATCGTCGACGCGGTGCTGCCGCCCGACGAGATCGCCGACATCCTCGACCGCGCGCTGACGATCCTGATGGCCGCGCGCGAGGGCGTCGCGCCGGTGCCCGACCCGGGCCAGGAGGACGTCCCCGACGTCGACGCCTGGGACTGCGTGACCCGGTCACGGAGGCCGGACCGGCCCGGCGTACGCCGTCTGCTGCGCTACGCCGCCAGCGACGTCGTGCCGCTCAACGGCACCGGTCAGGGCGAGCGCGACCCGGGGCTGCTGATCGCGCTGGCCCGCTTCGGCGAGGCGCCGTGCGTCTTCCTCGGCCAGGACCGGCGCGGGCAGACGACCGACCACCCGATGGGGCCCGAGGCGCTCCGTGAGGCCCGACGCGGGATGCGGCTGGCCTCCGAGCTCGGGCTGCCGCTCGTGACGGTCATCGACACCCAGGGCGCCGCCCTCTCGGCGGACGCCGAGAACGGCGGGCTGGCCGGCGAGATCGCGCGGTCGCTGGCCGACCTCGTCACCCTGGACGCCCCGACGCTGTGCCTGATGCTGGGCGAGGGCAACGGTGGCGGCGCGCTCGCGCTCCTGCCCGCCGACCGGGTCGTGGCCGCGCAGCACGCCTGGCTCTCGCCGCTCCCCCCGGAGGGCGCGTCGGCGATCGTGCACCGCGACCTCGAGCACGCCGCGGAGATGGCCCGCTCCCAGCAGGTGCGCGCGCTCGACCTCCACCGCCGCGGGGTCGTCGACCGGATCGTCGCGGAGAAGCCCGACGCCGCCGACGAGCCGGAGGAGTTCTGCCGGCGGGTCGGTGCCGTGCTCGAGCACGAGCTCAGCGCGCTGCTCGCCGCCGGGCCGGGGTCGCCGGAGAGGCGGGCGCGGCGCTACGTGTGA
- a CDS encoding BTAD domain-containing putative transcriptional regulator, translated as MDFQVLGPLRAVAGGMDLEVRGLKERILLMHLVASVGRVVPSADLIDSLWPHDPPRTAAKSLQTYVLRLRNTLEPDRDGEPRLLVTAGAGYRLAATERDTDAGRFVQLTDLARRAVDGQRWQAALDAAEDGLALWRGPAYAGCEDTAFGPAEARRLGELRLLAQECRLEALLALGQESTAVADLERLVTEHPLRERLWELLMLASYRAGRQGDALDAFDRARALLAEELGVDPGPELRSLHARVLAQDPGLHPPRARVQLPDELRRSSSDLVGRDDDLGVLRGLWERTLAGSATAALVRGPVGAGASALASALAVEVAGAGHPVLLVDDPAPPSGPWLRVVEHAYAAREPGAMLLRLARPGTEPLDGETVLDLAPLDAEDVRRLVAAYAAPDEVDDLAQQVARSGPAWPGRVHSEAVRLTREAATRRLDAAVGVVEQTSARLVAARADVSDSIVRLAESEADRATEPGVCPWRGLAAYDVGDAPWFAGREHLVAELLSRLASTRVLALVGASGSGKSSALRAGVLAALAADALPGSSAWRQVVLRPGRHPMRELARAALGTQGGDVGDVLARMLQADDEPPRTLVVVDQMEEVWTACGDEGERDAFLDTLTELVSDPRSTTSVVVALRADYVGDAAEHAGLAAMLADGTVLVGSPTSAEVRRAITRPAARAALHLEEGLADTLVSDAGDEPGLLPLLSVALTQVWAQREGDRLTFAGYVTTGGLRGAIATLAEDVWAGLDDAEQTGVRLLLLRLSGPGEGAGVVRRRVPMAEVDALAQPGLRRVVDRLAGTRLLTVGDGHVEVAHEALFREWPRLRGWLTDDAAGRAVQRRLALAASEWDAEGREPTGLWRGTRLQSGLEVAAARPDELTHVEADFLEEGRLALEAEEHAARLRAAATTRQNRRLRWLLVGTAVFLVLALLAGAVALAARTQAEDSADAARASALAADAKRLAADALNEDRPALALLGAVEATRRDRSPETYGALLTLLTRNQHAYTRLRIEDRFLRIASSADGTTVYLADNTSVLRAVDTLSAEVLWTARTPGGEGQWGDPVADPRGAWVAVPMFVTEPAVAILDARTGRVLRRVTAADLRTAEPDTSPWLDESLHLRGRDLVVSSSTHVFVVDATTGDVVRSHPLRAHSPYSFALGDGRVAFADEPAHSLVVDAWTGRTQRRKGSVVGATPDGRRVMTIEVTTTASGAETSLLQVRDARWQPVGSPWRVAGYVRAAIFLPGGREVAVARDEELEIHDLEAGALARTMSGHSGALLQMELTGPDRDLIWTAGRDGNAVAFDLTGTRGVLRRLPHDIVADAGAGASGVAVVVNYYDTELNTLSVVDLATGEDRFGELQPVRSCLCQPAHAAITPDGRLGVVAVVEFTDDFEPVTDRGRVAVVDTTDGRVVRTIRTPWEASGLAVTPDGSRVLVNGSGGWALYDIASGEVVWTVEAAADTSWFPGGPQAAVAPDGSLMALGRGESVVVVAPETGEELVRRELPESVALSRLAFDGDAGTLAVGSASGHLRFLDSSTLEAVAPDRLVTASWVFDLQLSPDGHVLAVMGSDGDVTLYDTSTWRPYGKPVLDELGWGFLVFDDDRLRVYGEFGADHEVDIDPQAWVEAGCRSANTTLTAAESAVILPGEPVAPTCA; from the coding sequence ATGGACTTCCAGGTCCTCGGCCCCCTGCGTGCCGTCGCCGGTGGGATGGACCTCGAGGTGCGCGGCCTCAAGGAGCGCATCCTGCTGATGCACCTGGTCGCGTCCGTCGGCCGCGTGGTGCCCTCCGCGGACCTCATCGACTCGCTCTGGCCCCACGACCCGCCACGCACCGCGGCCAAGTCGCTCCAGACCTACGTCCTGCGGCTGCGGAACACACTCGAGCCCGACCGCGACGGTGAGCCGCGCCTGCTGGTGACCGCGGGCGCCGGTTACCGGCTCGCGGCCACCGAGCGCGACACGGACGCCGGCCGCTTCGTGCAGCTGACCGACCTGGCCCGCCGGGCGGTCGACGGCCAGCGCTGGCAGGCGGCGCTCGACGCCGCCGAGGACGGCCTGGCCCTCTGGCGGGGTCCGGCCTACGCCGGCTGCGAGGACACGGCCTTCGGCCCCGCGGAGGCTCGGCGGCTCGGGGAGCTCCGGCTCCTGGCGCAGGAGTGCCGCCTCGAGGCCCTGCTCGCCCTCGGCCAGGAGTCCACCGCGGTCGCCGACCTCGAGCGCCTGGTGACCGAGCACCCCCTGCGCGAGCGCCTCTGGGAGCTGCTGATGCTCGCCAGCTATCGCGCCGGTCGGCAGGGCGACGCCCTCGACGCCTTCGACCGGGCCCGCGCGCTGCTCGCGGAGGAGCTCGGCGTCGACCCCGGTCCGGAGCTGCGGAGCCTGCACGCCAGGGTGCTCGCCCAGGACCCCGGCCTGCACCCGCCCCGGGCCCGGGTGCAGCTCCCCGACGAGCTGCGCCGCTCCTCCTCCGACCTCGTCGGCCGCGACGACGACCTCGGCGTGCTCCGCGGGCTCTGGGAGCGGACCCTCGCCGGGTCGGCCACCGCCGCCCTCGTGCGGGGCCCCGTCGGGGCGGGCGCGTCCGCCCTGGCGTCCGCGCTGGCCGTGGAGGTGGCGGGCGCCGGTCACCCGGTGCTGCTCGTCGACGACCCGGCACCGCCGTCGGGACCCTGGCTCCGCGTCGTCGAGCACGCGTACGCCGCTCGCGAGCCGGGCGCGATGCTCCTGCGGCTCGCCCGGCCGGGCACGGAGCCGCTCGACGGTGAGACCGTGCTGGACCTCGCACCGCTCGACGCCGAGGACGTGCGTCGGCTGGTCGCGGCGTACGCAGCGCCGGACGAGGTCGACGACCTGGCGCAGCAGGTGGCCCGCAGCGGCCCCGCGTGGCCCGGGCGCGTGCACAGCGAGGCGGTGCGCCTCACCCGGGAGGCGGCCACGCGGCGCCTCGACGCGGCCGTCGGTGTCGTCGAGCAGACGAGCGCCCGGCTGGTCGCCGCGCGCGCGGACGTGAGCGACAGCATCGTCCGGCTCGCCGAGTCCGAGGCGGACCGGGCGACCGAGCCGGGCGTGTGCCCCTGGCGGGGTCTGGCGGCGTACGACGTGGGCGACGCGCCGTGGTTCGCAGGGCGTGAGCACCTGGTCGCCGAGCTGCTGAGCCGCCTCGCCTCGACCCGGGTCCTGGCGCTGGTGGGCGCATCGGGGTCCGGCAAGTCGTCCGCCCTCCGGGCCGGCGTGCTGGCGGCGCTCGCCGCCGACGCCCTCCCGGGCAGCTCGGCGTGGCGGCAGGTCGTCCTGCGTCCGGGACGGCACCCGATGCGGGAGCTCGCCCGGGCGGCCCTGGGCACCCAGGGCGGCGACGTGGGTGACGTGCTGGCCCGGATGCTGCAGGCCGACGACGAGCCGCCTCGCACCCTGGTCGTCGTCGACCAGATGGAGGAGGTGTGGACCGCGTGCGGTGACGAGGGCGAGCGCGACGCGTTCCTGGACACGCTGACCGAGCTCGTCTCGGACCCTCGCTCGACCACGTCGGTGGTCGTGGCGCTGCGGGCGGACTACGTCGGCGACGCCGCCGAGCACGCCGGCCTCGCCGCGATGCTCGCCGACGGCACCGTGCTCGTGGGCTCACCGACGAGCGCCGAGGTGCGCCGCGCGATCACCCGTCCCGCGGCGCGCGCCGCGCTCCACCTCGAGGAGGGGCTCGCCGACACCCTCGTCAGCGACGCCGGCGACGAGCCCGGCCTGCTGCCGCTGCTCTCGGTGGCGCTGACCCAGGTGTGGGCGCAGCGCGAGGGCGACCGCCTGACGTTCGCCGGCTACGTCACCACGGGAGGGCTGCGCGGCGCCATCGCCACCCTCGCCGAGGACGTCTGGGCCGGGCTCGACGACGCCGAGCAGACCGGCGTGCGCCTGCTGCTGCTGCGGCTCTCCGGACCGGGAGAGGGCGCCGGCGTCGTACGCCGCCGCGTGCCGATGGCGGAGGTCGACGCGCTCGCCCAGCCGGGACTGCGACGCGTGGTGGACCGGCTCGCCGGGACGAGGCTGCTCACGGTGGGCGACGGGCACGTTGAGGTCGCGCACGAGGCGCTCTTCCGCGAGTGGCCCCGGCTGCGCGGCTGGCTGACCGACGACGCGGCCGGCCGCGCGGTCCAGCGCCGGCTCGCGCTCGCCGCCTCCGAGTGGGACGCGGAAGGTCGCGAACCCACCGGTCTGTGGCGCGGCACGCGGCTCCAGTCGGGGCTGGAGGTGGCAGCCGCCCGGCCGGACGAGCTCACCCACGTGGAGGCCGATTTCCTGGAGGAGGGTCGGCTCGCGCTCGAGGCCGAGGAGCACGCGGCGCGGCTGCGGGCGGCTGCCACGACCCGGCAGAACCGGCGGTTGCGGTGGCTGCTCGTCGGGACCGCCGTGTTCCTGGTGCTCGCCCTGCTCGCCGGCGCCGTGGCCCTCGCGGCCCGCACCCAGGCCGAGGACTCGGCGGACGCGGCCCGCGCCTCGGCGCTCGCCGCGGACGCCAAGCGACTCGCTGCCGACGCCCTCAACGAGGACCGGCCCGCCCTCGCGCTCCTGGGCGCGGTCGAGGCGACCCGCCGCGACCGGAGCCCGGAGACCTACGGCGCGCTGCTGACGCTGCTGACCCGCAACCAGCACGCCTACACCCGCCTGCGCATCGAGGACCGGTTCCTGCGCATCGCCTCCTCGGCCGACGGCACGACGGTCTACCTCGCGGACAACACCAGCGTCCTCCGCGCCGTCGACACCCTCTCCGCGGAGGTGCTGTGGACGGCGCGGACCCCGGGCGGGGAGGGGCAGTGGGGGGACCCCGTCGCCGATCCGCGCGGCGCATGGGTGGCGGTCCCGATGTTCGTCACCGAACCCGCGGTGGCGATCCTCGACGCGCGCACGGGCAGGGTCCTGCGCCGGGTCACGGCAGCGGACCTCAGGACGGCGGAGCCAGACACCTCGCCGTGGCTCGACGAGTCGCTGCACCTGCGCGGCCGCGACCTGGTCGTGTCCTCCTCGACCCACGTCTTCGTCGTGGACGCGACGACGGGCGACGTCGTCCGCTCGCACCCCCTGCGGGCCCACAGCCCGTACAGCTTCGCCCTCGGTGACGGGCGGGTGGCCTTCGCCGACGAGCCGGCCCACTCCCTCGTGGTGGACGCTTGGACGGGACGTACGCAGCGCAGGAAGGGGTCCGTCGTCGGCGCCACCCCGGACGGCCGCCGCGTCATGACGATCGAGGTGACCACCACCGCGTCCGGCGCCGAGACGTCGCTGCTGCAGGTCCGCGACGCGCGCTGGCAACCGGTCGGCAGTCCGTGGCGGGTCGCCGGCTACGTCCGCGCCGCGATCTTCCTTCCGGGTGGTCGCGAGGTCGCCGTGGCCCGCGACGAGGAGCTCGAGATCCACGACCTGGAGGCCGGTGCGCTCGCACGGACGATGTCGGGGCACAGCGGTGCGCTCCTCCAGATGGAGCTCACCGGCCCCGACCGCGACCTCATCTGGACGGCGGGACGCGACGGCAACGCCGTCGCCTTCGACCTGACCGGCACCCGCGGGGTGCTCCGCCGGCTGCCGCACGACATCGTGGCGGACGCCGGCGCGGGGGCGTCGGGCGTCGCGGTCGTGGTCAACTACTACGACACCGAGCTCAACACGCTCAGCGTGGTGGACCTCGCGACCGGGGAGGACCGGTTCGGCGAGCTGCAGCCGGTCCGCTCCTGCCTGTGCCAGCCGGCGCATGCCGCGATCACCCCGGACGGACGGCTCGGCGTGGTCGCCGTCGTCGAGTTCACCGACGACTTCGAGCCCGTCACCGACCGCGGGCGCGTGGCCGTGGTCGACACCACCGACGGCCGCGTCGTCCGGACGATCCGGACCCCGTGGGAGGCCTCGGGCCTCGCCGTCACGCCCGACGGCTCGCGCGTGCTGGTCAACGGCAGCGGCGGGTGGGCCCTCTACGACATCGCCTCGGGCGAGGTCGTGTGGACGGTGGAGGCCGCCGCGGACACGTCGTGGTTCCCCGGCGGTCCGCAGGCCGCGGTCGCGCCCGACGGGTCCCTGATGGCGCTCGGTCGCGGCGAGAGCGTGGTCGTCGTCGCGCCGGAGACCGGGGAGGAGCTGGTGCGCCGTGAGCTGCCCGAGTCCGTCGCGCTGAGCCGGCTGGCCTTCGACGGCGACGCCGGCACGCTCGCCGTCGGCTCGGCGAGCGGGCACCTGAGGTTCCTCGACTCCTCGACCCTGGAGGCCGTCGCGCCGGACCGGCTCGTGACCGCGAGCTGGGTCTTCGACCTCCAGCTGAGCCCGGACGGCCACGTGCTGGCGGTGATGGGGTCGGACGGCGACGTCACGCTCTACGACACCTCCACCTGGCGTCCCTACGGCAAGCCGGTGCTCGACGAGCTCGGCTGGGGCTTCCTCGTCTTCGACGACGACCGCCTGCGCGTCTACGGCGAGTTCGGCGCCGACCACGAGGTCGACATCGACCCGCAGGCGTGGGTGGAGGCAGGCTGCCGGTCGGCGAACACGACCCTGACGGCCGCCGAGTCCGCGGTCATCCTGCCGGGCGAACCCGTCGCCCCCACCTGCGCCTGA